Below is a window of Myxococcus guangdongensis DNA.
TCAGCTCGACGACCGGCGGAGTGTCGGACATGGGTGGGCCCTTGATACACGGGCGCCCGGCTTTTCGCCGCGCCCCACGCCCGCGTCATGCGCCCGCGGGTTGTGGCTCCCATTCCCCGAAGTCACGCCACTGCCCCAGGAAGTCCGCCACCTCCCTCGCGAACAGCCGCCCGTCCGTGTCCCGCGGAATCACATGGAAGCCGCGCCGCAGCGACACCACGCGCACACACGGCGACGCGGTGAGCCGCCGCGCCAGCCACCGTCCCCCCTCCGGGTCCACCACGTGGTCCTGCTCGGACACCGCCACCAACACCGGACAGCGCACCTGGTCCACCCGCCGCGCCGCCTCGTCCTGCAGCGTCACCAAGTCCCTCAGCCGCGCCACCGGGAACGCCGACAGCACGGGCGCCTCGGCCAGCGCCGCCGGGTCCGAGATGTCCGTGCCCGTCTTCTCCACCCACGGCCGCGCCCACTCCAGCAGCGGCGTGCGCGACAACTGTCGGATGAGCATCATCCGCGGCCCCCGGAAGCGAATCGCCGGCGCCGCGAGCGCCAACGCCCGCACCGCCTCCGGCCGCTCCGCCGCCAGCCCCAGCGCCAACAACGCCCCCATGGACAGCCCCGCCACGGAGACGCTGGAGTGCCCCCGCAAATCGTCCAGCGCCTCCAGCGCCGCCTCCCGCCAGTCCCGCCAGGTGACGCTCAAGAGCGCCTGGGGCGTCGTGCCATGCCCCGGCAGGAGGGGGGCCACCACCCGCATGCCGCGGGCCGCCAGCGCCTCGCCCAGGGGCCTCACATCCCAGGGACTGCCGGTGAAGCCGTGCAGCAAGAGACACGCCTCCGGGCCTTGCCCCAGGTCGAAGGGCCCCGTCTTCGCCGCATCCATGGGGAGCGAGGTGTCCATCATGAAGACACGCTGGTCACGCGAGGGCCCAGGCGCTATGCCACATGCCTCATGGCGGACACTCCGAAGCCCCCGGACATGCAGTTGCAGATTCAAATCGACGAGGACGTCGCCAATGGTCAGTACGCCAACATGGCCCTCGTGAACCACACGGACACGGAATTCACCCTGGACTTCATCTACGTCCAGCCGCAGCAGCTGCGGGCCAAGGTGCGCTCGCGCATCATCACCAGCCCCAAGCACATGAAGCGACTGATGCTGGCCATGCAGGACAACCTCAACCGCTACGAGGCGAAGTACGGCCCCATCGTCCTGCGCGAGGACGACGGGGGCATGCACTGACGCACGTGGCGCCCCGGCGCGCTCACTCCTCCGTGGGCTCGCTGGGGTCCTTGCCCAGCGCCAGGTAGTGCTGGGCCCGCGTCTGCAGGAACGCGGCGAAGCGCGGCTCCACCCGCTCGAGCACCTCCCACTCGAAGTCCGGCGCCCTGCGCACGATGGGTCTCGTCGGCGACAGCGGCTCGCCCAGGACGTACGAGCCCGTGGGCGCCTGGGCCAGCTTGGAGTCGCGGTCCCCCGCGCCGAAGCTCGGGTGCGCCATGGCCCGGCCGTTGGTCGTGTAGGTCATGCGGTAGGCGCGCACCACCGCGCGCCCGTCCGACGTGGGGTGGACCTGGACGAACACCTTCGACCAGCTGGCCCCGCTGTCCAGGTTTCCCTCGATGCGCCAGGTGGTGTGGACGTAGAGCGGGTCCACGCTCGGCAACAGCTCGTAGTGCTGCTCCGCCAACAGCTGGCGTGTCGCGTCCAGCAACGCGTCCGGAGGCAGCTTGTAGATGGCGTTCGCGCTGGTGGTCTCCAGCAGCTGCCGCCGAGGGTCCCGGGTGACGGCGCAGCCACTGGCCCCCAGCAGGAGCCAGGCCGTCACCCACGTCGAGAGGCGTGAGCGCATGAGGATGTCCGGAAGTGGCCCCGTACGTGGAGTGACGTGAAGCACGTCCCTGCGCCCGGGGCGATGGCGTGGGATTCACGAGTGGGAACGCGCCAGGCGTCGTCCCCATATCGCCTGGGCCCGGGAACGGATTTGGCATCCACCCCGCGGGGGCGCAGACTCGGCCGCACCGTGCTCCGATTCCTCGTGCCGTTGTTCGTGCTGCTCCTCGTCCGTGACGCCTCCGCCCAGTGCCTGGGGGACGGCGTGCAGGTCTTCCCCACGCCGGGCGCCATCGTCCCCATCAACAGCCGCTTCCTCCTGGAGGGCGTGGGCACGGCCCGTGAGCCCGTGGTGGCGCTGGTGGGCAAGAAGCTGCGGCTGGTGGCGGATGGCCACGAGGCGGAGGTGAAGGCGCAGCGCGGCTGGGAGAGCAGCCTGGGCCGGGCCACCATCATCCTCAAGGTGGTGGGCAAGCTGGAGCCGGACAAGCGCTACACGCTGCGCATCGACGAGGCGCTGCCCAACGTGGCGCTGCTCAACGGCCGCGGCGGCGCGGTGCTGCCCGAGTGGCACACCGGCAAGGGCGCCGACACCCAGCCGCCTCGCTGGCTCAAGCGCCCCGCCGTCTCCGAGGGCTTCCTGCGCCGCACCGCCCAGGGCACCGCCCGCTTCGTGCGCCTCAACCTGTCCCTGCGCGAGGAGAGCCCCGCCTACCTGGTGGTCAAGCTGGAGCCCCGGCGCCCGGGCCCCAGCGTGCAGCAGTACGTGGTGCCGGTGACGAACAACGCGGCCTTCATCGGCCACGAGGCGTGCAGCGGGACGTTCGCCATGGAGGACGGCCGCAGCTACCGCGCCCGCATCGAGGCGTTCGATGCCGCCGGCCACAACGCGCCCCCTGTTCCTCCTGTGGACTTCGAGGCGCCGGCCGACTAGTCCGCGTCAGAGCGCATCGCCGGGAGCCGAGCATGACGAAGGTGGACGTGGAGAGCCTCAAGGAGCGGATGACCGCCTTCACCCAGTCCCTGCAGGATGAAATCTGTCAGGCGCTGGAGACGCTGGATGGCTCGGCCCGCTTCCGCGAGGACCCGTGGCAGCGGCCCGGCGGCGGCGGCGGACGCACCCGCGTGCTGGAGGACGGCGCCGTGCTGGAGAAGGCGGGCGTCAACACGTCGGTCGTCTTCGGTGAGCTGGAGGACCAGTTCGCCAAGAAGCTCCAGGGCGAGGGGCGCACCTTCTGGGCGGGTGGTATCTCCCTGGTGCTCCACCCGCGCAATCCGCACGTGCCCACCGTGCACGCCAACTACCGCTTCATCCACCAGGGCGGCAAGGCGTGGTTCGGCGGCGGCGCGGACCTGACGCCGTACTACCTCTACGAAGAGGACGCGGCGCACTTCCACCGCGTGCACAAGGCCGCGTGCGACAAGCACGACCCCGCCTACTACCCGCGCTTCAAGGCGGCGTGCGACCAGTACTTCTTCCTGCGCCACCGCGACGAGACGCGCGGCGTGGGCGGCGTCTTCTTCGAGAACATGGGGGGCGAGCTGGAGCGCGAGTTCGACTTCGTGCGCGACTGCGGCCGGGCCTTCGTGGACGCGTACCTGCCCATCGCGCACAAGCGCAAGGACACGCCCTACACCCCCGAGCAGCGCGTCTGGCAGGAGGTGCGGCGCGGCCGGTACGTGGAGTTCAACCTCGTCTACGACAGGGGCACCGTCTTCGGCCTGGAGACGCGCGGGCGCACCGAGTCCATCCTCATGTCGCTGCCGCCCCAGACGCGCTGGCGCTACGACTTCCAACCGGAGCCCGGCACCTGGGAGGCCCGGCTGGTGGACGCGCTGCGCGGCCCGCGGGACTGGGCCGCGTGGACGAAGGAGGGCTGAGGCGCCATGCCGACGACCCCCGCACCGAGCGGCATGGGCCGCAAGTGGCCCTTCGCCATCGTCGGGCTCGTGCTCGCGACCGGGGCCGCCTTCGTGTTCGCGTACCGGCTCTCGCCGCATCCCCCCGAGCCGCTGACGGACCGCGAGGCGCGCCTCAACGTGCTGGCCTTGTGTGACGCGGTGCAGGCCTACCGCGACGAGCACGGCAACTACCAGCTCGCCGGGCCCACGCCCCGGGAGGTGCCCCGGGGCGGCCGCGCGGTGCCCTTCCCGGCGGATGAAGCGTTCCACCGGCTGGGCTTCGAGCCGCAGGACGGCGTGCGCTTCCAGTACGAGGTGGTGCTGCAGGAGAGCCCCGTGGGCGAGCCCGAGGTGTCGTGCCTGGCGCGCGGCGACTTCGACGCGGACGGACTCAACTCCGTCTACCGCGTGCGCCTGGACGCCAACGGCATGACGACGCCCATCGAAGTCGAGCGCGAGGGCGAGTAACCCCAGGCGCAACCGGCCCCGCGCCTGGCGCGAGAATCCGGGAGATGGGCCACGTCGGAGACATCCGGGCGCCTCGCGAGGGTCCCCGCTCGGGCAGGGGTGACGGGCCTCGGGGCGGGCGCCCGGGTTCTGGGACGCCGCCCGCGGGCCTGCCCGTCTTCCTGGCGGACGGCCCACCGCGCGCGTCCGTGGCGGACACTTCGTTCATCTCCCGAAACGGTTCCCCGGAGCGACCCGCGTTAGGCTCCGGGAGTCTCGAGCCACCGCCGCCCCACTCGACGGCCGATGAGGAACCACCCATGGCCTCTTCCTCGCGCATCCCCTCGGCCTTCGCCCGGCTGGCCCAGCACATCCTCAAGTCGCCAGCGGGCGCCATCCCCCGCGTGGGCCTGAAGTCCCCGGAGGTCGGCCGCTTCCCTGTTGGCAACAGGGATGGCTTCAAGAGCCAGGCGCCTGCCACGGGCCACCCGACGCTGGGCGGCCAGGAGCGCGCCCCGCCGCGCAGGGTGGCGGAGTTGGTGCCTCCCGGGCTGGAGAAGCTGGTGGGGCAGGACGAGTTGGGCGTGCGCTTCGGCTCGGACGCGGCGCTGTTGATGGCGCACCTGCAGCCCTCGGGCATGTCCGGCTCCGAGCGCGCCACCCGGCTGTGGGCCTTCTTCGCCGCATACGCCGAGACGGCCGCGGCCCAGCCTCCCCACCAGGACGGGAAGGAGGCCTTCCGCGAGTCGCTCGAGGGCCACGGCTTCGCGGAGCTGCGCGACGCGCACACGGGGAAGGACGGCGTGACGCAGGGGCTGTGGGTGCTGGAGGCCCGCACGCCCGACGAAGCCCGCGAGCGCGTGGCCAGCGTCCGGCTGGAGCCGCCGCCGGAGGTCCGCCACTCGGAGGCCGCGGTGCGCGCCGAGAGCGCCGTCGACCCGGGGCTCGCGGCCCAGGCCCGGGGCCCGGATTCGCTGCGGGGGGCGCCCGCGCCCGTGGCCATGCGGCCGGCGGAGTCCCAGGACCGGGACGGGAGCGAGGCGGACGACGAGGCCCGCCCGCGCCGCACGTCCAACAAGAAGCTGGGCGCGATGATGCTGTGGAACGTCCTGCACCGCTTCCGCTCGGACCCCGAGGACGGCTCGGTGGCGCAGGGGCAGTGGGACCGGGTGGCCTTCGGGGCGGTGCTGGCCCTGGTCGGAATCGCACTCGTCGTGTTGGCGCTCGTCAGCCTCTAGGGCGGGCGGGCAGGACTCGCACGGGCCGCGTGCGAAAAGTCTCGGCACCCGCCGGCTTGTGGTACGTTGCCGCACCCATTGGCAACCGACGACCTCACACTCGTCAAGCGCGTCCGGAGCGGCGACCAACGCGCCTTCAAGCTCCTCGTCGAGCGTTACCAGCGCAAGGTGTACGCAGTCGCGCTCGGTATGCTCAAGGACAAGGAGGAAGCGATGGACGTCTCCCAGGAGGCGTTCGTCAAGGTCTACAAGTACCTGGACCACTTCAAGGGAGACTCGTCCTTCTACACCTGGCTCTACCGCATCACCGTGAACATCTGCATCGACGTGCTGAGGAAGCGCGGCGGTGGAGGCGAGGCGGTGGAGTTCGACGAGAACCAGGCCATGGACCTGTCCGAGGCGCGCATCGGCGCCCTGGGCAGCCGCCTGGGCACCAACCCCCAGAAGAGCGCCCTGCGGCGTGAGCTGGCGGAGAAGATTCAGGAAGCCCTGAGCACGGTGCCGGAGAAGCACCGCGCCATCCTGCTGCTCCGGGAGATCGAAGGCATGTCCTACGAGGACCTGGCCCGCACGCTCGATATCCCGAAGGGCACGGTGATGAGCCGCCTGTTCCATGCCCGGGCCAAGGTCCAGAAAATCCTGAGTGAATACCTGGAGTTGGACGAATCGAAGAGCGGCGTGGGGAACGAATGAAGGGCCCTCGAATATCTGAGGGGACCCGGCGTCACAGCCACAGCATTCGCAGCTTCCACCACCGAGCAGGGTGAAGGTTATGGCCGGAAATCCCGCATGTGAGCGTTTCGTCCCCATGCTCTCTCCGTATGTCGACGGAGAGCTGACGCCCGCGGAGCGGGTGAACGTGGAGCGGCATCTCACCGCCTGCCGAGACTGCACGGGGCGCGCGGCGGACCTGCGCGCCGAGTCGGGCCTGCTCCGGGTCGGCCTGGACATGGCGGTGGACGACGTCGACTTCAAGGACTTCGCCCAGAAGGTCATGGCGCGGGTGACGCCGGAGAAGCCGCCCCTGTTCGAGCGGCTCAAGCTGGCCCTGTCGGAGATGTTCCTCTACCAGCGCACGGCCATGGTCTCCTCGCTGGCCACCGCGGCGGTGCTGGTGGCGGTGGGCCTGCCGCTGCTCCTGAGCGACAGGGCCCCGGTGGGCTACGGCGCCGAGCGCATGACGGTGAAGTCCATCCAGCCCTACCAGGACGCGCGCGTGGCGCCCGTGGTGATGGAGACGGACAATGGTGGCACCATCATCTGGCTGGTCGACGAGGAGACGCAGGACGGCCCGTCCCAGGACGATGAGGAGCAGGGTGAGGACATTGGGGGCGGCCTTCGCAACGGCAAGGGAGTAAAACCCCTCGGCAAGCCGAAGTCGGAAGTGGAGCGGCCCTCGGGAGGTCCCCTGTGATGAGACACATGTCGTCCGGCCGCGTGTTGCTGGCCGTGCTGGGCCTGGGCGTGCTCATGCCGCTGGTGAGCCAGGCCCAGGAGGAGCAGAAGGTCAGCATCCAGGTGGAGGTGGTGCTCGCCTCCAAGAAGGGCTCGGAGGTGGACCCTCCGGAGCTGGCGAAGATGAAGGAGCAGTTCCAGAAGCAGAACTTCAACTTCACCTCCTTCAAGCGGCTGTCCAACGACAAGCTGGACGTCACCGCGAAGCAGTCCACCGAGGTGAAGCTGCCCAACGGCAGCAACGCGTCGCTGCAGCTGGTGGGCATGAAGGACGGCACCGCCACCGTGCGCGTGGCCATCCCCCGCCAGCCCACGCTGGACGTGGAGCTGGGCCGTCAGGGTGCCGTCTACCAGAAGGCCGGCAAGCACGTGGGCGGAGAGCTCATCCTGGTGCTCTCCCCGCCCTCGAAGTAACCCGGGCCGGCGTGTCAGGCCGGGCCGGCCGGGTCTTCGTCGGACTTCAGGCCGCCCGGTCCACCGCGAGCGCCACGTCGCTGAAGTCCGCCTCGTCCACCTCGAAGGGCTCCTCGACGCGCGGGGGCACCGGGGCCACCGTCGCCTGACGGGGCTCGGCCTGGTCGGCGCGCTCGTGCTCCAGGTGGATGCGCAGCCCGTCGAACATGGTGTCGAACGCGCGGTAGACGCGCTCCACCATGGCCAGGGCGTCGCGGCGCACCTCGGGCCCCAGCTCCATGGCCTCCAGCTCCGCCGCCAGCTCCTGCTCGAACATGGCGTGCTGCGCCTCGGCCTGCATGTGGTGGTCGGAGAAGTACTTGAGCCGGTCGTCCGCGCCCTGCGCCGCGCTGACGATGGCGGTGCGGCTGAAGAACACGTGGCTGGTGGACTCCAGCGCCCACAACAGGACGATGCGCAGCCGGTCGTCCACCGGCCGGTACACCTCGCTGATGATGGCGTAGGCGGCGTCGCGCGTCTTCGCGTGCGCCTTGCCGTAGAGCGCGCCGATGCTCAGCGAGCCCCCGGTGAGCTGGGCGATGTCGTCCTCGAACCACTGGTCATGACCGCCCTCCTCCGCGTGGTGGCGCGTGGCGAGCATCTTGAGGTGCGCGTCCTGGATGAAGTGCGCGTTGAGGCGCAGCACGTCCTGGAACGTCATCACCCAGAAGGTCAGGCGCGGCGCGAACGCCATCACCTGCTCAATCGGGCGGTCCTGTCTCAGGTCCGAGAAGAAGGGGTGTGAGGCGAACCGCTCCTCGCACACCGCGATGTGTTGGAGCACGGCCTTCATGGATGTCCCTCCCAGATGCGGATGCTTGGACTCCGCTCGGCCCTGGCGGAGTGTCTTGTCAAAGCGCCCAGGCCCACTCAGGGGAGATGTGTGGGCTTGGAGGCCAGCGGGTGCGCTACCAACTGATGTTGTACGTACAGGCCCCATCTCCCCGGCGACGGCAACTCTTGGGGTCATGTTCAATACGCACCCAAAGCGAATCCTTGGGGCGGAATCTGTCGGTGATGGCCTCCAGGAGGCCGTAGTCCAGGTCGCACGGATAGGGATTGTCGCAGCGCATCCTCGCGTTGCGCTTGTCCACGGGCTCGTAGTGGTAGCCGCCGATGTTG
It encodes the following:
- a CDS encoding DUF3467 domain-containing protein — translated: MADTPKPPDMQLQIQIDEDVANGQYANMALVNHTDTEFTLDFIYVQPQQLRAKVRSRIITSPKHMKRLMLAMQDNLNRYEAKYGPIVLREDDGGMH
- a CDS encoding Immediate early protein ICP0; amino-acid sequence: MASSSRIPSAFARLAQHILKSPAGAIPRVGLKSPEVGRFPVGNRDGFKSQAPATGHPTLGGQERAPPRRVAELVPPGLEKLVGQDELGVRFGSDAALLMAHLQPSGMSGSERATRLWAFFAAYAETAAAQPPHQDGKEAFRESLEGHGFAELRDAHTGKDGVTQGLWVLEARTPDEARERVASVRLEPPPEVRHSEAAVRAESAVDPGLAAQARGPDSLRGAPAPVAMRPAESQDRDGSEADDEARPRRTSNKKLGAMMLWNVLHRFRSDPEDGSVAQGQWDRVAFGAVLALVGIALVVLALVSL
- a CDS encoding anti-sigma factor family protein, producing the protein MAGNPACERFVPMLSPYVDGELTPAERVNVERHLTACRDCTGRAADLRAESGLLRVGLDMAVDDVDFKDFAQKVMARVTPEKPPLFERLKLALSEMFLYQRTAMVSSLATAAVLVAVGLPLLLSDRAPVGYGAERMTVKSIQPYQDARVAPVVMETDNGGTIIWLVDEETQDGPSQDDEEQGEDIGGGLRNGKGVKPLGKPKSEVERPSGGPL
- a CDS encoding alpha/beta hydrolase, which produces MDAAKTGPFDLGQGPEACLLLHGFTGSPWDVRPLGEALAARGMRVVAPLLPGHGTTPQALLSVTWRDWREAALEALDDLRGHSSVSVAGLSMGALLALGLAAERPEAVRALALAAPAIRFRGPRMMLIRQLSRTPLLEWARPWVEKTGTDISDPAALAEAPVLSAFPVARLRDLVTLQDEAARRVDQVRCPVLVAVSEQDHVVDPEGGRWLARRLTASPCVRVVSLRRGFHVIPRDTDGRLFAREVADFLGQWRDFGEWEPQPAGA
- a CDS encoding RNA polymerase sigma factor; protein product: MATDDLTLVKRVRSGDQRAFKLLVERYQRKVYAVALGMLKDKEEAMDVSQEAFVKVYKYLDHFKGDSSFYTWLYRITVNICIDVLRKRGGGGEAVEFDENQAMDLSEARIGALGSRLGTNPQKSALRRELAEKIQEALSTVPEKHRAILLLREIEGMSYEDLARTLDIPKGTVMSRLFHARAKVQKILSEYLELDESKSGVGNE
- the hemF gene encoding oxygen-dependent coproporphyrinogen oxidase, with the protein product MTKVDVESLKERMTAFTQSLQDEICQALETLDGSARFREDPWQRPGGGGGRTRVLEDGAVLEKAGVNTSVVFGELEDQFAKKLQGEGRTFWAGGISLVLHPRNPHVPTVHANYRFIHQGGKAWFGGGADLTPYYLYEEDAAHFHRVHKAACDKHDPAYYPRFKAACDQYFFLRHRDETRGVGGVFFENMGGELEREFDFVRDCGRAFVDAYLPIAHKRKDTPYTPEQRVWQEVRRGRYVEFNLVYDRGTVFGLETRGRTESILMSLPPQTRWRYDFQPEPGTWEARLVDALRGPRDWAAWTKEG